From one Triticum urartu cultivar G1812 chromosome 3, Tu2.1, whole genome shotgun sequence genomic stretch:
- the LOC125542950 gene encoding FACT complex subunit SSRP1-A-like: protein MADGHLFNNILLGGRTGTNLGQFKVHSGGLAWKRQGGGKTIEIDKADLTSVTWMKVPRAYQLGVRIKDGLSYTFIGFREQDVSSLINFMQKNLGISPDEKQLSVGGHNWGGIGIVGSMLTFMVESKQAFEVSLADVSQTQIQGKTDVLLEFHVDDTTGANEKDSLMDMSFHVPTSNTQFPGNENRTSAQVLWEAILARADNGSGSSGEAVVTFEGIAILTPRGRYAVELHLPFLRLQGQANDFKIQYSSILRLFVLPKSNNPHTIVVVTLDPPIRKGQTLYPHIVIQFETDTVVQKNMKLSRELLDEKYKDRLVESYQGLVHEVFVKVLRGLSGAKVTRLGSFRNYKNGYAVKSSLKAEDGLLYPLEKGFFFLPKPPTLILDEEIEFVEFERHGAGGASMSSQYFDLLVKLKNDQEHLFRNIQRSEYRNLFNFINGKGLKLMNLGDGQGTSGVTDVLQDTDDVAPDPHLERIKNQAASSEDSDEEDEDFVLHKDDGGSPTDDSGGEESDASESGGGKQKSSKMEARSSKPPVKRKPKGKDGEGSGKRKPKGMDGEGSEKRKPKKKKDPNAPKRPIMPFMYFSMAERAGVKGSNPDLAPTDIAKKLGEIWQKMSTEDKQPYILQSQADKKRYEKESAAYRAAAPVDVDAGSGNGSD from the exons atGGCGGACGGCCACCTCTTCAACAACATTCTCCTCGGGGGCCGCACCGGCACG AATCTTGGTCAGTTTAAAGTGCACTCTGGAGGGCTCGCATGGAAGAGACAAGGTGGAGGAAAGACAATTGAGATCGATAAAGCTGATTTAACTTCTGTGACATGGATGAAAGTCCCCAGGGCATATCAGCTTGGAGTCAGAATCAAAGATGGCCTGTCCTACACATTTATTGGCTTCCGCGAACAG GATGTAAGCAGCCTGATCAATTTCATGCAAAAGAATTTGGGCATCTCACCAGATGAAAAGCAGTTATCTGTTGGTGGTCACAACTGGGGAGGGATTGGCATAGTTG GAAGCATGCTTACCTTTATGGTTGAATCGAAGCAAGCATTTGAAGTTTCTCTAGCAGACGTCTCACAGACCCAGATACAAGGCAAAACAGATGTTCTCTTGGAGTTCCATGTTGATGATACTACTGGTGCTAATGAG AAAGACTCGCTCATGGATATGAGTTTTCATGTACCCACGTCAAATACTCAATTTCCTGGAAACGAGAATCGTACTTCGGCTCAG GTACTGTGGGAGGCAATACTTGCTAGGGCTGATAATGGTTCCGGCTCTTCTGGAGAGGCAGTTGTCACCTTTGAAGGAATAGCTATTCTTACACCAAG AGGACGATACGCCGTTGagcttcatcttccatttctgcGCCTTCAAGGACAAGCTAATGATTTTAAAATCCAATATAGCAGCATTCTTCGCCTCTTTGTTTTGCCAAAG TCAAACAACCCTCATACAATTGTGGTTGTCACTCTTGATCCGCCAATCCGTAAAGGACAAACGCTATATCCTCACATTGTCATTCAG TTTGAGACGGATACAGTAGTTCAAAAAAACATGAAATTAAGCAGAGAGTTGCTTGATGAAAAATACAAGGATAGGCTAGTGGAATCTTATCAG GGTCTAGTACATGAGGTATTCGTCAAAGTCCTCCGCGGTCTTTCTGGTGCTAAAGTCACAAGGCTGGGTTCTTTCAGAAATTACAAAAATGGATATGCAGTTAAATCATCACTCAAAGCTGAAGATGGACTGTTGTATCCACTTGAAAAGGGTTTCTTCTTTCTGCCAAAGCCCCCTACACTCATTTTAGATGAAGAG ATTGAGTTTGTTGAATTTGAACGGCATGGTGCTGGTGGCGCCAGTATGTCATCTCAGTATTTTGACCTCCTGGTCAAGCTAAAAAATGACCAAGAGCATCTCTTCAGAAATATTCAGAGGAGTGAATACCGTAACCTCTTCAACTTTATCAA TGGAAAGGGCTTGAAACTAATGAACCTTGGAGATGGTCAAGGTACAAGTGGTGTCACAGATGTTCTACAGGACACTGATGATGTTGCTCCTGATCCACACCTAGAGAGAATAAAAAATCAGGCCGCGAGTAGTGAGGACAGTGATGAAGAG GATGAAGATTTTGTTCTGCATAAGGATGATGGCGGATCTCCTACTGATGATTCTGGTGGTGAGGAATCAGATGCTAGTGAAAGTGGTGGCGGAAAACAG AAGTCATCCAAAATGGAAGCCCGTAGTTCAAAGCCACCTGTGAAAAGGAAGCCTAAGGGCAAGGATGGCGAAGGTTCAGGGAAAAGGAAGCCTAAGGGCATGGATGGCGAAGGTTCAGAGAAGAGGAAACCAAAGAAGAAGAAAGATCCTAACGCCCCCAAAAGACCAATAATGCCATTCATGTATTTCTCAATGGCTGAGCGGGCA GGTGTGAAGGGCAGCAATCCAGATTTGGCTCCAACCGATATTGCAAAGAAGCTTGGCGAGATTTGGCAAAAGATgtcaa CCGAAGACAAGCAACCTTACATTCTGCAGTCTCAAGCCGACAAGAAGCGGTACGAGAAGGAATCTGCTGCCTACCGCGCTGCTGCCCCAGTGGACGTGGACGCCGGGTCCGGCAATGGCTCTGACTAG
- the LOC125542951 gene encoding phosducin-like protein 3, with amino-acid sequence MADYHFVYKDVEGATTQWDDIQRKLGNLPEKPAPFKPAPFAPRADADEQPRSKEWLDARDPDELEELEDDLDDDRFLEQYRRMRLAELKEAAKTARFGTIQPITGSDFVREVSQAPPDVWVVVFLYKDAIPECGLLETCLEELATKYAETKFVKIISTDCIPNYPDRNVPTILVYNNSAVKGTYVGLQKFGGKKCTPESVALALCHSDPVLNDGQGGNNVMEGVRRKFIEKVVSELETREGEDDSD; translated from the exons ATGGCGGACTACCACTTCGTGTACAAGGACGTGGAGGGGGCGACGACGCAGTGGGACGACATCCAGCGCAAGCTCGGGAACCTGCCCGAGAAGCCGGCGCCCTTCAAGCCGGCGCCCTTCGCCCCCAGGGCCGACGCCGACGAGCAGCCCAGGTCCAAGGAGTGGCTCGACGCGCGCGACCCCGACGAGCTCGAGGAGCTCGAGGACGACCTCGACGACGACCGCTTCCTCGAGCAGTACAG GAGGATGAGGCTTGCAGAGCTCAAGGAGGCAGCAAAAACTGCGAGATTCGGCACAATACAGCCCATCACAGGCTCTGATTTTGTGCGTGAGGTTTCGCAGGCTCCACCGGACGTCTGGGTTGTGGTCTTCCTCTACAAGGATGC GATACCAGAATGTGGGCTGCTTGAGACTTGCCTGGAGGAACTGGCGACAAAATATGCAGAAACCAAGTTTGTTAAAATTATTTCCACGGACTGTATTCCCAACTACCCAGACAGGAATGTTCCTACAATACTGGTGTACAACAACAGTGCTGTCAAAGGGACTTATGTTGGTCTACAGAAGTTCGGTGGAAAGAAATGCACACCTGAAT CTGTTGCATTGGCGCTTTGCCACTCAGACCCAGTACTGAATGATGGGCAAGGTGGTAACAATGTCATGGAAGGCGTTCGCAGGAAGTTCATAGAAAAGGTTGTCTCCGAGCTTGAAACGCGAGAAGGCGAAGATGATAGCGACTAA
- the LOC125542952 gene encoding uncharacterized protein LOC125542952: MADDEVVAASAEESLTTPLLEPAASPGDPSVEVSLYRRGAGPPKVFRSGLRGPRRDRLDVRGIQAEHGLRALFAFKPGVSRRGLRIRPDPATGDSAVPFRDGAAIALDGEPKVQVSWTKPVLMIATGLLVPAVMAVVAFNGVPESLLSSSVVNALFSPWILASAVIVFVRLRMRPQAPPPWSRATVM; encoded by the exons ATGGCCGACGACGAGGTGGTCGCCGCGTCCGCGGAGGAGTCGCTGACCACTCCGCTACTCGAGCCAGCCGCGAGCCCCGGCGACCCGTCGGTGGAGGTGAGTCTGTACCGGCGGGGCGCCGGCCCGCCCAAGGTCTTCCGGTCGGGCCTGAGGGGTCCTCGCCGCGACCGCCTCGACGTGCGCGGCATCCAGGCAGAGCACGGGCTCCGCGCCCTCTTCGCCTTCAAGCCCGGGGTCTCCCGCCGCGGCCTCCGGATCCGGCCAGACCCGGCGACCGGCGACTCCGCCGTGCCCTTCCGCGACGGCGCCGCCATCGCCCTCGACGGCGAGCCCAAG GTGCAGGTGTCGTGGACCAAGCCTGTGTTGATGATCGCCACCGGCCTGCTGGTGCCGGCGGTGATGGCGGTGGTGGCTTTCAACGGGGTGCCTGAGTCGCTACTGTCGTCGAGCGTAGTCAACGCCCTCTTCTCGCCGTGGATCCTCGCCAGCGCGGTCATCGTCTTCGTCCGTCTCAGGATGCGGCCACAAGCTCCTCCTCCATGGAGCCGAGCTACTGTAATGTAA